A window of Terriglobales bacterium contains these coding sequences:
- a CDS encoding PilZ domain-containing protein: MINESYATTRQERRRKRRFPIQQEVEYRLFSGNRRVGVGRTINISSSGVLIDAQTTLPPRMPIELSIDWPALLNDLCPMKLLVFGRVVRTSERGTVIAIERHEFRTQFRALKQAAAVA; encoded by the coding sequence ATGATCAACGAGAGCTACGCGACAACTCGCCAGGAGCGGCGCCGCAAACGTCGGTTTCCCATCCAACAGGAGGTTGAATATCGGCTTTTTTCTGGAAACCGTAGAGTGGGCGTCGGCAGGACCATCAATATCAGCAGCAGTGGCGTCTTAATCGATGCTCAGACCACTTTGCCGCCGAGAATGCCGATCGAACTCTCCATTGACTGGCCTGCCCTACTCAACGACCTTTGCCCCATGAAACTGTTGGTTTTCGGCAGAGTCGTCCGTACGAGCGAGCGGGGGACGGTGATCGCCATCGAACGCCACGAATTTCGGACACAATTTCGAGCGTTAAAGCAAGCCGCTGCTGTCGCTTGA